The DNA window GCATCGGCCGCACCGGGCGGGCGGGCCGCGAGGGGAAGGCGATCATCTTCGTCGCCCCGCGCGAGCGGCGGATGCTGGCGGCAATCGAGCAGGCCACCCGCCAGCCGATCAAACCGATGAGATTGCCGAGCCGCCAGGATATCACCGACCGCCGCATCGGCCTGTTCAAGGAGCAGATCGCCGAGACCTTGGAGGCGCAGGACCTGGAGTTCTTCGAGGAGCTGATCGACAGCTTCCAGAGCGAGTACGACGCGGGCCACCGCCGGATCGCCGCGGCCCTCGCCTACCTGGCCCAGAAGGAGCGCCCCCTGCAGCCCGCAGAGGCTCCCGCCGACACGGAGGCCGAAGAGCGTGATGCACGGCCCCCCCGGGAGCGCTCTGCCGAGCCGGCCGACGCCGGCATGCGCCGCTACCGCATCGAGGTCGGCCGCGACCAGGGCGTCGAACCGCGGCACATCGTCGGCGCCATCACCAACGAGGCGAACCTGAGCGGCCGGCATATCGGCGCGATCAGGCTCTTCAACACCTTCAGCCTGGTCGATCTGCCCGACGACCTGCCCGCCGAAGTCATCAGCCGGCTGCAAAAGGTCGCGATCTGCGGCCAGCCGATGAAGATCAGCGTCGATGCCGGCGGCAAGGGCTCCGAACGTCCGGGGAAACACCCCCGGCGGCTCCCTTTCAAAAAGGGCGGAGAGACCCGGGGTTTCAAACCGGGAGGGAAGAAGCCGCCCCATGACCGGCGGGGGCCCAAAACAGGCAAGTAGTTACCACCGCTCACCTTGCAGAGCCTGCCCCACGGAGCCCCCATGGCCTTCGACGCCATCGACGACGCCTTCCATTATGTCAGCGACGCCCCGCCCGGCGAACGGACGGCAGCTGTCCACCGGCTCACCGGCCGGGTCTTTCTCGCCTCGCTCAAGGCCGGCTACGACGAGCGGCCGGCCGGGGCTGCAACCGACCCCGCCTACCTGACCATCCCCCACCGGCAGGAACTCGATCCGGGCAAGCCGCTGGTGCTGGAGTTCATCCGCGGCCACTGCCCAGCGGAGCTGGCGCGGGTCGAGGCGCTCTTTGCCCGGCCCGGCGCGTTCCGCAACGTCAAGGATCTGCTGCGCCGCCGGCAGCTGCTGGAGAGCTGGCAGGTCTTCGAGGCGCAGCGGCTCGAGGCGCTGCTGCGCCAGTGGTGCGCAGCGCAGGGGCTGCCCCTGTAAGGCGCCGGCTAAAGCCGGGCCGCCTTCGGGAAGAGGATGTTGTTTTCGAGGTGGACGTGCTTGTGCAGGTCGTCCTCGAACTCGTGGAGCATCCGGTAGGTGACCGCGAAGGTGTTGCAGACATCGCCCGGCAGCGCATACCCGTTGGCCAGGTGACGGATCGCGTGGACGGCGTCGCCGATCTCCTGGTGCTCACGATCGAGCTTGACGAGGGAGGCCCTGATCGTTTCCACATCCAGGGCATCAGGAGGATTGCCGGCTATTCTGGCGGCGTCGACCCGTTTGATGGCCGGAAAGAGGACCTCTTCCTCCTCCCGGAGGTGGGCCGCCATATCGGTGGCTATCCGGGCGAAGATTGCCGCGATCTCGACCACCTCGGGATGGTGGGCGCCATGGACCCCGGCAATCTTGCCGGCGTAGGCGGCGATCTGCTCGGTGTTCTCGTTGAGATAGGCGTGGTGGGTATTGACGATGTAATCGGCGAGAAACGGCAGAGCCCAGGCCGCATAGTTGTGGCTCCGCTCGACTGGTGCACTTTTGACCTCGGCAATCTCCCGCTGCAGCACGGCCAGATCGAGCCCTTTTTCCTCGCAGATCGCGGCGAGGGTAGTCTTGCCGCCGCAGCAGAAGTCGATGCCGTGCTTTTCAAAGACCCTGGCGGTCCGGAAGTCGTCGGCAACAATCGCGCCGACGGTTGTTGCCGACGAGGGGGCCATCTGCTCGCTAGCTGATTTTTGCATGGTGTTTCTCCTTTGTCTGACTAGGCCGCTGGTCAACGTTTTTCATGCTTTCAGCATACCGCGAAGTCGGGGCACAGGGACTTGACAGGGGTCAAGTAAACGAGGAATTCCGGGGCGGGTGTACTTGGATTCACGAAGCAGAGGGGTAAAAAGACGAAGAAAAGGGCGGCCTGCTTCGGCCCGCCCTTTTCTTATGGAAAATCCTGGCATCCTCCGGTTCGGGTTATTTGTACGCCGTGACGCCCATGAGTTCGGCGACCTTCACCACCCTGGTGAAGCCGGCCGCCCTGAGCCGCTGCGCCGCCTGGTCGACAAAGCTGCTGCCGCGTTTCACCACATGCGGGTTGCCCGTATAGTGGAACAGGGCTCCGCGCCGCTTCAGCACCCGGTAGATTTCCCGGTAAAACCCCTCCCCGTAGAGCTCCCCGGCGAGGGAGAAGCGGGGCGGATCATGGATGACCGAGTCAAAGGATTCCGTCGCGAGCTCCCGGATGTATGCATCGATATCGGCATGCACCAGATGGATGTCGGGGTCGAAGATCCCCTGCGACCACGGGTTTTTTTGGCGCAGCGCCATGACCGTTGCGCTCCGCTCGACCGAAACGACTTCGCGCGCACCGAGCTTCAGCGCTGCCGCGGCCGCGTAGCCGAGCCCGCTGCAGGTATCCAGAACCCGGTCCCCCTTTTTCACGACTTGCGCGGCCATCTGCCCGGCACTCGCAAAGGGGTTGACCCCCTTCGAGATGTGCATTTTCACCCCGCTGATTTCCAGCAGCGGCGCCTGGTCCGTGGGGACGAGCTTGTAATAGCCGTCGTCTCTGACCTCGAGCACCTCGAGCTCGCCGCTTTGCAAATAGAAGATTCTGTTCTCCTTGCCCGCAATCCGCCGCAGCTCCGCCCGGCTCAGCCGGTTGTCCGCGTCCAGGACCAACTCGTCGCCGCCGAGGGCAAAGGTGCGGCGGGAGAGGTTCAGATCAACCGAAATGTCGATGCGCTCCTCGCCCCTGTCCAGCGCGCCGAGAACCTCGCGGGCCATCGCCGCATGGAACCAGTAACCGTTTTTGTTCATGACCGCCTGCGCGCCGGAAGCTCGCCCCGCTGCTTCCGGCCGGGGGAAAGTGGTTAACGGCAGACGACGATGTTCGCCGTTTGTGACGCCAGGTCAAAAACGACCTTGACCTTCCTGTTTCTCAACTGCCGAAGAACCTGGTCGACCTTATCTTCCAGCGTGCAGCCGGGCTCCCCCCAATCCGCGCCGTCTCTGGTCACGAACTCCTGAACCATCTTCCGCAGCGTATCCGGGTCGAGCCGCTCGTACGGGACATCTATCCCTTCTTCGTGCTGGCCGGCTGGTTTTTTCTGCGACACG is part of the Desulfuromonadales bacterium genome and encodes:
- a CDS encoding methyltransferase domain-containing protein; the encoded protein is MNKNGYWFHAAMAREVLGALDRGEERIDISVDLNLSRRTFALGGDELVLDADNRLSRAELRRIAGKENRIFYLQSGELEVLEVRDDGYYKLVPTDQAPLLEISGVKMHISKGVNPFASAGQMAAQVVKKGDRVLDTCSGLGYAAAAALKLGAREVVSVERSATVMALRQKNPWSQGIFDPDIHLVHADIDAYIRELATESFDSVIHDPPRFSLAGELYGEGFYREIYRVLKRRGALFHYTGNPHVVKRGSSFVDQAAQRLRAAGFTRVVKVAELMGVTAYK
- the ric gene encoding iron-sulfur cluster repair di-iron protein — its product is MQKSASEQMAPSSATTVGAIVADDFRTARVFEKHGIDFCCGGKTTLAAICEEKGLDLAVLQREIAEVKSAPVERSHNYAAWALPFLADYIVNTHHAYLNENTEQIAAYAGKIAGVHGAHHPEVVEIAAIFARIATDMAAHLREEEEVLFPAIKRVDAARIAGNPPDALDVETIRASLVKLDREHQEIGDAVHAIRHLANGYALPGDVCNTFAVTYRMLHEFEDDLHKHVHLENNILFPKAARL
- a CDS encoding YheU family protein, with the translated sequence MSQKKPAGQHEEGIDVPYERLDPDTLRKMVQEFVTRDGADWGEPGCTLEDKVDQVLRQLRNRKVKVVFDLASQTANIVVCR